The following coding sequences are from one Clostridioides difficile ATCC 9689 = DSM 1296 window:
- a CDS encoding TetR/AcrR family transcriptional regulator: MKADSTKEQLINATIQLLSSHRDVSSITAREIVAKANVNLAMINYYFKSKEELINISIKKFLKRHMDEYKATHDTKNLAPKQQLREILIAFFDFIGEHSQFIKISVPYILIQEEIVYPFEILPLIKAHYENQNNKKTEAEYRTIAYQITSFIQLLFLRSNAFFKYSGIDILNVEQRNGLIDFQLDLLLVDITK, translated from the coding sequence ATGAAAGCAGATTCAACAAAGGAACAATTAATTAATGCCACAATCCAGTTACTATCTTCACATAGAGATGTTTCAAGCATTACGGCTAGAGAAATTGTAGCTAAAGCAAATGTCAATTTAGCTATGATTAATTATTATTTTAAATCTAAAGAGGAGTTAATTAATATTTCTATTAAAAAATTTTTAAAGCGTCATATGGATGAATATAAGGCTACACATGATACTAAAAATTTAGCACCTAAACAGCAATTAAGGGAAATACTAATTGCATTTTTTGATTTTATAGGTGAACATAGTCAATTTATAAAGATTTCTGTACCCTATATATTGATACAGGAAGAAATTGTTTATCCATTTGAGATACTACCTTTAATTAAGGCTCACTATGAAAATCAGAATAACAAAAAAACTGAAGCTGAATACAGAACTATTGCGTATCAAATAACTTCATTTATTCAGTTGCTTTTTCTTCGTTCTAATGCTTTTTTCAAGTATAGTGGTATTGATATTCTTAATGTTGAACAGAGAAATGGTTTAATAGATTTTCAATTAGATTTATTATTGGTAGATATTACAAAATAA
- a CDS encoding MerR family transcriptional regulator — MFKIGEVSKLTQISIRMLRYYDELGILKPAKTDKYTGHRLYSVEQISILQRIVLLRDSKFSVAEIANIVHNWNDEFVIKELNRKKNEIQKEIKQEQQRINKIDKFIEAINCDKDEIHYNVVFKKIPSYKIISLREIIPDYQSEGILWEKLSKFIKEEHIEVSRQSNNNIAFYHDEEVKDNGVDIEVGMVVKKIGKNKSGFIYRETEEIDMMACTMVYGPYENIAGAYESFCYWLDKNSDYQISGINRQIGHKGEHNEINPENYLTEIQIPLIKV; from the coding sequence ATGTTTAAAATAGGAGAGGTTTCAAAACTAACACAAATTTCTATTCGTATGTTGCGTTATTATGATGAACTTGGTATTTTAAAACCTGCAAAAACAGACAAATATACAGGTCATAGATTATACTCAGTTGAACAGATTTCAATATTACAAAGAATTGTATTATTGAGAGATTCAAAATTTAGCGTTGCAGAAATAGCAAATATCGTACATAATTGGAATGATGAATTTGTAATTAAGGAATTGAATAGAAAAAAGAATGAAATACAAAAGGAAATAAAGCAGGAACAACAAAGAATAAATAAAATTGATAAATTTATAGAAGCTATAAACTGTGATAAAGATGAAATTCATTACAATGTTGTCTTTAAAAAGATTCCAAGTTATAAAATCATATCACTTAGAGAGATAATTCCAGACTACCAATCTGAAGGTATACTCTGGGAAAAGCTATCTAAATTTATCAAAGAAGAACATATAGAAGTATCACGTCAATCCAACAATAACATAGCTTTTTACCATGATGAAGAAGTCAAAGATAATGGTGTAGATATTGAAGTTGGAATGGTTGTAAAGAAGATTGGAAAGAACAAATCTGGATTTATATATCGTGAGACAGAAGAAATTGATATGATGGCATGTACTATGGTTTATGGTCCATATGAAAATATAGCTGGTGCATATGAATCGTTCTGTTATTGGTTAGATAAAAATAGTGATTATCAAATATCAGGTATAAATAGACAAATCGGTCATAAAGGTGAACATAATGAAATAAATCCTGAAAATTATCTTACAGAAATTCAAATCCCCCTTATAAAAGTCTAA
- a CDS encoding type II CAAX prenyl endopeptidase Rce1 family protein, giving the protein MQLYNTPFNTNKHLIYFFTFTLVLNWIFSLTPALLGITNTILGEIIFYLAYTSPAIVGLFFISTIYPQSAKQDFIYRYLSFKEIRIKWILLTILFFALTFITSLIIGNYFNVKTSDIDWIHIAVFRPSKIAYMLLASFILSILSQEAGWRGYAIDKLLVRFGFIGSSIILGLVCGIWYLGSYFTPNQIPYNLAQYSLFDAFLFIPNIVLLNFIINFVYINTSRSILSAGLVHMMYYFFNIQLLLHYPIKLCVIAQYVQIIFGLIFLVYMISSNKFKQKVNSEIEQIKSDDFEFELDW; this is encoded by the coding sequence ATGCAACTATATAACACCCCCTTTAATACAAACAAACACTTAATCTATTTCTTTACATTTACGCTAGTATTGAACTGGATATTCAGTCTTACACCTGCGTTGCTCGGAATTACAAATACAATACTTGGAGAAATCATTTTTTATCTTGCATATACATCACCAGCTATTGTAGGTCTATTTTTTATTTCTACAATCTATCCACAAAGTGCAAAACAAGATTTTATTTATAGATACCTAAGCTTTAAAGAAATTAGAATAAAATGGATACTATTAACAATATTATTTTTTGCTTTAACTTTTATTACTTCGTTAATAATCGGAAATTACTTTAATGTAAAAACTTCTGATATAGATTGGATACACATAGCAGTGTTTAGACCTTCTAAAATAGCTTATATGCTATTAGCAAGTTTTATATTGAGTATACTTAGTCAAGAAGCTGGATGGAGAGGATATGCCATTGACAAATTATTAGTTAGATTTGGATTTATAGGCTCTTCAATTATTTTAGGGCTTGTTTGTGGAATCTGGTATCTAGGGTCGTATTTTACACCTAATCAAATACCATATAATTTGGCACAATACTCCCTATTTGATGCTTTTTTATTTATACCAAACATTGTACTTTTAAACTTTATAATTAATTTTGTATATATCAATACAAGTAGAAGCATTTTATCAGCTGGGTTAGTTCATATGATGTACTATTTTTTCAACATTCAATTACTTCTACACTACCCTATTAAATTATGTGTAATAGCTCAATATGTACAAATAATATTTGGTTTAATATTTCTTGTATATATGATTTCTTCTAATAAATTTAAACAGAAGGTAAATTCTGAAATTGAACAGATAAAGTCGGATGATTTTGAATTTGAGTTAGACTGGTAA
- a CDS encoding LytTR family DNA-binding domain-containing protein, whose protein sequence is MKIHVEQGINCDDIEITIKCSALDNNIEKIISLLSTPLLDIKGKKSGEIYKLNVYDILYFETVGNKTFAYYEDDVFEIDLKIYKLSKLLANTSFSRISKSMILNMDYIKSIKVISHNRMQATLKNNEKVIINRRYIKNIKEKLNI, encoded by the coding sequence ATGAAAATACATGTCGAACAAGGTATTAATTGTGATGATATTGAAATAACCATAAAATGTTCTGCTCTAGATAATAACATTGAAAAAATAATTTCATTATTGAGTACACCGTTACTTGATATAAAAGGTAAAAAATCAGGAGAGATTTATAAACTCAATGTCTATGATATTTTATACTTTGAGACAGTTGGAAATAAAACATTTGCTTATTATGAAGATGATGTATTTGAAATTGATTTAAAAATATATAAATTATCAAAATTATTAGCTAATACATCCTTCTCACGAATATCTAAATCCATGATTTTAAATATGGACTACATAAAAAGTATAAAAGTAATATCACATAATCGCATGCAAGCTACTTTAAAAAACAACGAAAAAGTTATTATAAATCGTCGTTATATAAAAAATATTAAAGAAAAGCTAAACATTTAA
- a CDS encoding YvrJ family protein: protein MDDSLQLLITNVGFPIALSMYLLVRIEGKLNTLSNSIDTLSKNILIFKK from the coding sequence ATGGATGATAGTTTACAACTGTTAATAACCAATGTTGGTTTTCCTATAGCTCTATCCATGTACTTATTGGTTAGAATTGAGGGTAAATTAAATACTTTATCAAACAGTATTGATACATTATCCAAAAATATTTTGATATTTAAGAAGTAA